Proteins encoded by one window of Dietzia sp. B32:
- a CDS encoding helix-turn-helix transcriptional regulator, with the protein MPIVVRIDVELARRKMSVGEFAERVGLTPANVSVLKNGRAKAVRFSTLEAMCRVLECQPGDLLEWVEE; encoded by the coding sequence ATGCCGATCGTCGTGCGGATCGACGTGGAACTGGCCAGGCGCAAGATGAGCGTCGGCGAGTTCGCGGAGCGGGTGGGACTGACGCCGGCGAACGTCTCGGTGCTGAAGAACGGCCGGGCCAAGGCTGTGCGGTTCAGCACTCTCGAGGCCATGTGCCGCGTCCTCGAGTGCCAGCCCGGGGACCTGCTGGAGTGGGTGGAGGAATGA
- a CDS encoding DUF2975 domain-containing protein, whose amino-acid sequence MEIERRAVLPLRVFLVVLFAILVLFEVMSLPGQFAHMAETTPEAAHLRWPLTAVSIYWVVCIQVVVVATWKLLSMVKADRIFTDASLVWVDVILGAIVAAWVMLVVVLVLVGINADDPGLPLLLFLVVVVITVAALLMVVMRALLRQATSLRSEMDAVV is encoded by the coding sequence ATGGAGATCGAAAGACGAGCGGTACTTCCGCTGCGGGTGTTCCTGGTGGTGCTGTTCGCGATCCTGGTCCTGTTCGAGGTGATGTCGCTGCCGGGTCAGTTCGCGCACATGGCGGAGACGACGCCGGAGGCGGCGCATCTGCGCTGGCCGCTGACGGCCGTATCGATCTACTGGGTGGTGTGCATCCAGGTCGTGGTCGTGGCCACCTGGAAGTTGCTCTCGATGGTCAAGGCCGACCGCATCTTCACGGACGCGTCCCTGGTCTGGGTCGATGTGATCCTGGGGGCGATCGTCGCGGCCTGGGTGATGCTCGTGGTCGTGCTGGTGCTGGTCGGCATCAACGCTGATGACCCCGGTCTCCCGCTCCTGCTCTTCCTCGTCGTCGTCGTCATCACGGTCGCCGCGCTTCTCATGGTGGTCATGCGCGCCCTGCTGCGGCAGGCCACCTCCCTGCGCTCCGAGATGGACGCGGTGGTCTGA